The following coding sequences lie in one Apium graveolens cultivar Ventura chromosome 1, ASM990537v1, whole genome shotgun sequence genomic window:
- the LOC141723325 gene encoding 2-oxoglutarate and iron-dependent oxygenase domain-containing protein CP2-like, producing the protein MSAWSTNQTNENDNHYNSAESAMIGDRNSSSNRGQRQTANTSNKPAGGHAAPRSDYHPSLYCAMHRHLPPQMMNARWDEKCHYIRKIIMDYAPIDDYYRNKIKKEYREAIMSSYRPMHQELYMMNPTSFFVPSFLKAISENTEEGFRKIISEPSPGVLTFEMLQPAFCKMMLDEMENIENWLCETRVRIMRPNTMNAYGAVLDDFGMEAMLGKLMEDFICPMSTIFFPEVGGATLDSHHGYIVEYGTNRDSYLGFHVDDSEVTLNVCLGEQFSGGELFFRGVRCEKHVNVESQPEEIYDYSHVPGRAVLHRGRHRHGALSTTSGHRVNMLLWCQSSVFREMKKYEKKAPSWCGVCQREKEERRRSSIADINLEIQKLLVGSQATSSRTNNARP; encoded by the exons ATGTCTGCCTGGTCTACTAATCAGACAAATGAGAATGATAACCACTATAATTCAGCTGAAAGTGCTATGATCGGCGATCGGAACTCCTCATCGAATCGAGGTCAAAGACAAACGGCAAACACATCTAATAAGCCTGCAGGTGGTCATGCAGCTCCGCGATCAGATTATCATCCTTCACTTTACTGTGCTATGCATCGCCACCTGCCACCCCAGATGATGAACGCTCGTTGGGATGAAAAATGTCATTATATACGCAAGATCATCATGGACTATGCTCCTATTGATGATTATTATCGG AACAAAATCAAAAAAGAATACAGGGAAGCAATCATGTCTTCTTATCGG CCTATGCACCAGGAGCTGTATATGATGAATCCGACAAGCTTTTTTGTTCCTTCTTTTCTCAAAGCAATCAGTGAGAATACAGAGGAGGGCTTCCGCAAAATTATATCTGAACCAAGTCCCGGAGTATTAACATTTGAAATGCTGCAGCCTGCATTTTGTAAAATGATGCTAGATGAG ATGGAAAACATTGAAAATTGGCTCTGTGAGACTAGAGTCAGAATTATGCGGCCCAATACAATGAATGCATATGGTGCTGTTCTTGATGACTTCGGCATGGAAGCAATGCTTGGCAAATTGATGGAAGATTTCATATGTCCCATGTCTACAA TTTTTTTCCCCGAAGTTGGTGGAGCGACACTCGATTCCCACCATGGCTACATCGTGGAGTACGGGACAAATAGAGATAGTTACCTTG GTTTTCATGTAGATGACTCAGAAGTCACTTTGAATGTCTGCTTGGGAGAGCAATTTTCTGGTGGTGAGCTGTTCTTCCGTGGAGTGCGCTGCGAGAAACATGTAAATGTGGAAAGTCAGCCCGAG gaAATTTACGATTACTCACATGTCCCTGGACGTGCTGTTCTTCATCGTGGTCGTCATCGCCATGGTGCTCTATCCACCACATCTGGGCACAGAGTTAATATGCTGTTATGGTGCCAAAG CTCTGTATttagagaaatgaagaaatatgAAAAGAAAGCTCCCAGTTGGTGTGGTGTGTGCCAACGAGAAAAAGAAGAAAGGCGACGGAGTTCTATTGCAGACATTAATCTG GAAATACAGAAGTTATTAGTAGGATCGCAAGCTACTTCATCGCGGACCAATAATGCCAGGCCATGA
- the LOC141713954 gene encoding uncharacterized protein LOC141713954, with the protein MKVENLNVFSDSMIVVYQINGGYQAKGPRTKLYLKCAQRIITRFNEVRLELIPRGKNEGADELSKQGSRREATLLGVVPLDIQRQPSVPEHEVGSLGDDLGLTWMTHILAYIKEDSLPDEKNEARRIRYKASRYMIYDGVLYRRGFSVPLLKCIDRDECNYILREVHEGICGNHSGVAL; encoded by the coding sequence ATGAAGGTGGAGAATTTGAACGTGTTTAGTGACTCCATGATTGTGGTATATCAGATAAACGGGGGGTATCAAGCTAAGGGGCCGAGAACGAAGCTCTACCTGAAGTGTGCGCAGAGGATAATCACAAGGTTCAATGAGGTGAGGCTGGAACTAATCCCGCGCGGGAAGAATGAAGGCGCGGATGAGCTATCTAAACAAGGCTCACGCCGCGAGGCCACTCTGCTAGGGGTTGTGCCCCTTGACATACAGAGGCAACCTAGTGTGCCCGAGCATGAGGTGGGTAGCCTCGGTGATGACCTCGGCCTCACGTGGATGACACATATCTTAGCCTACATAAAAGAAGATTCACTCCCAGACGAAAAGAATGAGGCAAGGAGGATAAGATACAAGGCATCCCGCTATATGATATATGATGGAGTCCTATACAGAAGAGGGTTCAGTGTGCCCCTCCTCAAGTGTATAGATAGGGATGAATGCAATTATATCCTAAGGGAAGTACACGAGGgcatttgtggcaatcactcaggggtagctctctag